From the genome of Homalodisca vitripennis isolate AUS2020 chromosome 8, UT_GWSS_2.1, whole genome shotgun sequence, one region includes:
- the LOC124367592 gene encoding nuclear protein 1-like — protein MSESHFDDYEHYNYDQDKQLYCGHSGKQRSKKEASEHTNHFDPSGHTRKIADKLQKTEQHKKNGNSKPKGN, from the coding sequence ATGTCTGAGAGCCATTTTGATGACTACGAGCACTACAACTATGACCAGGACAAACAGCTGTATTGTGGACATAGTGGAAAACAACGTTCGAAGAAAGAAGCAAGTGAACATACGAACCATTTCGACCCCAGTGGACACACAAGAAAAATCGCAGACAAACTTCAAAAGACCGAACAGCACAAGAAAAACGGGAACTCTAAACCGAAGGGTAATTAA